In Mytilus trossulus isolate FHL-02 chromosome 6, PNRI_Mtr1.1.1.hap1, whole genome shotgun sequence, a single window of DNA contains:
- the LOC134720644 gene encoding fibroblast growth factor receptor-like — protein MMKMLLLSLCLFLVKGATCDLINSENVNQAALVGKNVTLSCALKQNGEDILHNNHQPKKYNVTWKHTPVHSQKSVNILEVQIDSGFHPHLVHTADGNKYFISAKDGSLIVLDIDLTDAGLYTCLVQGDSLLKNSTSDLFVLLPPQCRNLIPSFTYHNGDVNQETLFDCSVHYHGNKPPIILWKHDKQELNTGTDYHNNTFAMATLSFKPDKKYDGYRFLCLVEYPSAKFLTACQTKPPLQIYFPVHLNKMIIKPQAEKYVYNSGKSINLDCQASGNPHPKYRWTFTPKGDNSAEITLSTEPRYTITDADERNEGTYNCTVTNNINGTLFIDTQTKYIKINDENNSDGEYRFVIIQSSQEDNTTPNPTSSAGISPYAIGAVICAVLAVILILVFVILGMKFRDQCFLMQMRDKRTHTRLTRDHDENMDDQEIELLDDSVQSSVHTDEPQYGRLKLYWEIPRKDIRLVEEIAAGSFVEVWKGKMKKYPNSSEIQKVAIKKLIENATEQERKFFLGEMEVQKMLQPHPNVILLIGCYTFHEPWLLMLEYAQEGTLYEYLQYSRPGAQTVQISSNSVHHKNINSHRLLALAAQVVNGLMHLQKFKLIYYRLKSSNILVGRGGICKLTGFGFPHEITERNQYENDTLPVEWMSPESLKEQIYNYRTDIWSYGVLLWEIIHFGLSPYLNLDREEVEDDILSGKRLERPPHCSEDLYQLMLDCWQEDPVKRIEYPDILQVLSNLAADHSLHILLDSLPDTCKFTQAV, from the exons GTGCTACATGTGACCTTATTAATTCAGAAAATGTGAACCAAGCTGCCTTAGTAGGTAAAAATGTTACGCTGTCATgtgctttaaaacaaaatggtgAAGACATATTGCACAACAATCACCAacctaaaaaatataatgtaactTGGAAACACACCCCTGTACACTCTCAGAAATCCGTAAATATTCTAGAAGTGCAGATAGACTCTGGTTTCCATCCTCATCTGGTTCATACAGCTGATGGAAACAAGTATTTCATCTCAGCAAAGGATGGATCACTGATAGTACTAGATATTGACCTCACTGATGCTGGACTGTATACCTGTTTGGTGCAAGGGGACTCACtgttgaaaaattcaacttcagatttgtttgtgttgt tgCCACCACAGTGCCGCAACCTCATACCATCCTTCACTTACCATAATGGGGATGTCAACCAGGaaacattgtttgattgttCTGTACATTACCATGGTAACAAGCCTCCTATAATACTTTGGAAACATGACAAACAGGAACTGAATACTGGCACAGATTACCATAACAACACTTTTGCCATGGCAACCTTATCCTTTAAGCCAGATAAGAAGTATGATGGTTATAGATTCCTATGTTTGGTGGAGTATCCGAGTGCTAAGTTTTTAACGGCATGTCAAACTAAGCCACCATTACAGATTTATT ttcctgtacatttaaacaaaatgataataaaaccTCAAGCCgagaaatatgtttataattctGGGAAAAGCATCAACCTGGACTGCCAAGCAAGTGGAAATCCCCATCCTAAATATAGATGGACATTtacaccaaagggagataattctgcAGAAATAACATTGTCTACAGAACCAAGATACACAATAACTGATGCAGATGAGAGAAATGAAGGAACATACAACTGTACAGTGACCAACAACATTAATGGAACTTTGTTTATTGATACTCagacaaaatatatcaaaataaatg atgaAAATAATTCTGATGGAGAATATAGATTTGTTATTATACAGTCAAGTCAGGAAGATAACACTACACCAAATCCAACATCTTCAGCTGGTA TATCCCCATATGCTATTGGTGCAGTTATATGTGCAGTATTGGCTGTAATTCTAATCTTGGTGTTTGTCATCCTGGGAATGAAGTTTAGA GATCAATGCTTCCTCATGCAGATGAGGGACAAACGAACTCATACAAGATTGACCCGAGATCATGATGAGAACATGGATGACCAGGAAATAGAACTATTAGATGACAGTGTCCAGTCCAGTGTTCATACTGATGAG CCACAGTATGGTAGATTGAAGTTATACTGGGAGATTCCCAGGAAAGACATTCGTTTAGTAGAAGAGATAGCTGCAGGGAGTTTTGTAGAAGTATGGAAAgggaaaatgaagaaatatcCTAACAGTAGTGAGATTCAGAAAGTGGCTATAAAGAAACTAATAG AAAATGCTACAGAGCAAGAAAGAAAATTTTTCCTGGGAGAGATGGAAGTACAGAAAATGTTACAACCTCATCCTAATGTTATCCTTCTGATTGGTTGTTATACCTTCCATG AGCCATGGTTGTTAATGTTAGAGTATGCACAAGAGGGTACTCTATACGAGTATCTACAGTACAGCCGTCCAGGAGCACAAACAGTGCAGATCTCATCTAATTCAGTACATCATAAAAACATTAATTCACATCGACTGCTAGCTTTAGCTGCACAAGTAGTTAATGGATTGATGCATCTACAAAAGTTTAAG TTGATATACTATCGTCTGAAATCCAGTAATATTTTGGTAGGACGTGGAGGGATCTGTAAACTAACAGGATTTGGATTCCCTCATGAAATCACAGAGAGAAATCAGTATGAGAAT GATACTTTACCTGTTGAGTGGATGTCACCTGAATCATTGAaggaacaaatatataattatagaacAGATATCTGGTCATATGGGGTGTTATTGTGGGAAATCATTCATTTTG gtTTATCTCCATATTTGAATCTTGATAGAGAAGAGGTAGAAGATGATATTTTGTCAGGGAAACGCCTTGAACGACCACCACATTGTAGTGAAGACTT gtATCAGTTAATGTTAGACTGTTGGCAAGAAGATCCAGTAAAGAGAATAGAATACCCTGATATTTTACAAGTTTTGTCCAACCTGGCAGCTGATCATTCATTACATATACTTCTAGACAGTTTACCTGACACATGTAAATTTACACAAGCTGTATAG